Proteins encoded together in one Chitinophaga lutea window:
- a CDS encoding sialate O-acetylesterase, whose product MKRISTFLTLIALIIISVQPVAAQPSQPDPDFHIYLLIGQSNMAGRGKVDSISKLSRPRILMFDSTRKFVPATDPLHFDKKVAGVGPGLSFADHMLPAGGRIKIGLVPAAVGGTSIKSWVPGGFDSATKTHPYDEAMVRIKAALRYGVLKGILWHQGEANSGGFAQSPTYITQLQALVARLRSELNAPDVPFVMGELGYFRPKFRNFNAMLQQVPDSIRNITVVSAQGLGHKGDTTHFDTQAARELGKRFAVGMKQLQQK is encoded by the coding sequence ATGAAACGTATTTCCACCTTCTTAACGCTGATTGCGCTTATCATCATTTCAGTGCAGCCTGTTGCGGCGCAGCCGTCCCAACCGGATCCCGATTTCCACATTTACCTGCTCATCGGCCAGTCGAACATGGCCGGCCGGGGTAAAGTGGACTCCATCAGCAAGCTGTCGCGCCCACGCATATTGATGTTCGACAGTACGCGAAAGTTCGTTCCCGCCACGGACCCGCTTCACTTCGATAAAAAAGTGGCCGGTGTGGGACCGGGCCTCAGTTTCGCCGATCATATGCTGCCGGCCGGGGGCCGTATCAAAATCGGATTGGTGCCGGCGGCGGTGGGCGGCACTTCTATTAAATCGTGGGTACCCGGGGGATTTGACTCCGCAACGAAGACGCATCCGTACGATGAGGCGATGGTACGCATCAAAGCCGCTTTACGGTATGGCGTGCTGAAAGGGATACTCTGGCACCAGGGCGAGGCCAACTCCGGTGGTTTTGCGCAAAGCCCTACCTATATTACACAATTACAGGCCCTGGTGGCCCGGTTAAGGTCTGAGCTCAATGCGCCCGATGTTCCTTTTGTAATGGGTGAACTGGGTTACTTCCGGCCGAAGTTCAGGAATTTTAATGCCATGCTGCAACAGGTGCCGGACAGCATCCGCAACATCACCGTTGTGAGCGCGCAAGGTCTGGGGCATAAAGGCGACACTACGCATTTCGATACGCAGGCGGCGCGGGAACTAGGAAAGAGATTTGCCGTCGGGATGAAGCAACTGCAGCAGAAGTGA
- a CDS encoding DUF4959 domain-containing protein — translation MKIIFSILTACVLLAAIAGIHSCQKQTGTNLEPIYKSDKKPPAVTNVRVINFAGGATIVYNIPADPEIMYVQADYKVNDHASQQAKSSYYTDTIVVRGFEKSAEYKVTLRAVSRSEVKSDPVEVTVFPQTPPYLSVKSTLQIYADFGGANIAYQNPTEGDIAIVALVDTAGKAEYVYTDYTKKPSGNFSVRGFKAGERKYGAYVRDRWGNTSDTIWAKVKSMNEVELDRSVMKGLVLGGDQLACCNSNIDVPLKNPYRAGDWAFYGVKGANDSIPARVTVDLGKPVVLSRIRYYMRKNGGAEFRNGTLRYFKLYGSMNPNPNGALDGSWTQLGGVFELVKPSGLPYGQMNAADYVIVDSGAEFVLPLPAVPMRYFRIVILENFSGGTGLEMASIKFMGDYL, via the coding sequence ATGAAAATTATCTTCAGCATACTGACGGCTTGTGTGCTACTGGCGGCCATCGCCGGCATTCATTCCTGCCAGAAACAGACCGGCACCAATCTCGAGCCCATTTACAAAAGCGATAAAAAACCGCCCGCCGTCACCAATGTGCGCGTCATTAATTTTGCCGGCGGCGCCACGATCGTGTACAATATTCCCGCCGACCCGGAAATCATGTATGTGCAGGCGGACTACAAGGTGAACGACCATGCTTCCCAGCAGGCCAAATCATCTTATTACACCGATACCATTGTGGTAAGGGGGTTTGAAAAATCCGCCGAATACAAAGTGACACTTCGTGCCGTGAGCAGGAGTGAAGTAAAATCGGATCCGGTGGAGGTAACGGTGTTCCCGCAAACGCCGCCCTACCTGTCGGTGAAAAGCACCCTGCAGATTTACGCGGATTTCGGCGGCGCCAATATCGCTTACCAGAACCCCACCGAGGGCGACATCGCCATCGTAGCGCTGGTAGACACGGCCGGTAAAGCGGAATACGTGTACACCGACTACACCAAAAAACCGTCCGGCAATTTTTCCGTCCGCGGTTTTAAAGCCGGCGAACGGAAGTATGGCGCGTACGTGCGCGACCGCTGGGGAAACACCTCCGATACCATCTGGGCAAAGGTCAAATCCATGAACGAAGTGGAGCTGGACAGATCGGTGATGAAAGGGCTGGTACTGGGCGGCGACCAGCTGGCATGTTGTAATTCCAATATTGATGTGCCCCTCAAGAATCCCTACCGTGCGGGCGATTGGGCCTTTTACGGCGTTAAAGGCGCCAACGATTCCATCCCCGCCAGGGTGACGGTCGACCTTGGAAAGCCGGTTGTATTGAGCCGCATCCGCTATTACATGCGCAAAAACGGCGGAGCGGAATTCAGGAACGGCACACTCCGCTATTTCAAACTTTACGGCAGCATGAACCCCAATCCCAACGGCGCGCTTGATGGAAGCTGGACGCAGCTGGGCGGCGTGTTCGAGCTGGTGAAACCCTCCGGTTTGCCCTACGGCCAGATGAACGCAGCGGATTACGTAATAGTCGACAGCGGCGCAGAGTTCGTGCTCCCCCTCCCCGCAGTCCCCATGCGGTATTTCCGGATCGTCATCCTGGAAAACTTCAGCGGTGGCACGGGGTTGGAAATGGCGTCCATCAAGTTTATGGGCGACTACCTGTAA
- a CDS encoding RagB/SusD family nutrient uptake outer membrane protein — MRIIRVMLIMLLGTAASCSKFLDIVPDNIATLDQAFQLRATAKKYLFTCYSYLPQLGNVDRNYGFLGSREIATPYPGSQSGVPNSIMELCYDYQNVVDPIANYWSGTNGGVPMYVAIRTCNIFLDNIQRVPDIQEFERKRWIAEVKVLKAYYHFLLLRMYGPVPIIRENLPVYANVDDVRVKRQPVDEVAAYIATLIDEAKDDLPLVIGNQREEMGRITRPIALAIKAYTLVLNASPLFNGNKDYADLKNKDGKPLMSLSADQTKWATAATACQEAIQLAHEAGFKLHYFVKPFDLNAIGDTTKKCMDIRGAVTEEWNPEVIWAFTHSSTGNLQRQCAPRNDVYSYTISLWAANMKACEIFYTRNGVPIDEDPSWDYANRYTTLKTVPEGQRAILKPNYTTSSFNLDRELRFYADLAFDGSSYFIKQRSGEENLLYISTMWGSSSANSLSRTSFTGYWPKKLVSWKTSGDGGSYTADAYAWPAIRLGALYLMCAEALNEAEGPSEKAYQYIDLVRQRAGLSGVVESWSRFSRNAAKPSSKEGLRNIIQQETMIELIFEGENYWNMRRWKRLDLMNRPVTGWDMLQNTPAAFYRARTLYTPHNTYRDFLAPIRESDLNVNPNLVQNPLW, encoded by the coding sequence ATGAGGATTATCAGAGTCATGTTGATCATGCTGTTGGGAACGGCGGCTTCGTGCAGCAAGTTTCTCGACATCGTGCCCGATAACATCGCCACACTCGACCAGGCGTTCCAGCTCAGGGCCACCGCCAAAAAATACCTTTTCACCTGTTATTCCTACCTGCCGCAGCTGGGAAATGTTGACCGGAATTACGGATTCCTGGGCTCCCGCGAGATAGCAACGCCATACCCGGGCTCGCAGTCCGGCGTGCCGAATTCCATCATGGAACTTTGTTACGATTACCAGAACGTAGTGGATCCTATCGCCAACTACTGGAGCGGCACCAACGGCGGGGTGCCGATGTATGTGGCCATCCGTACCTGCAACATATTTCTGGATAACATCCAGCGTGTGCCGGATATACAGGAGTTTGAAAGAAAGCGCTGGATTGCGGAAGTGAAAGTGCTGAAGGCCTACTATCATTTTCTCCTGCTCAGAATGTACGGACCTGTGCCGATTATCAGGGAGAACCTGCCGGTATACGCGAACGTGGACGACGTGCGGGTAAAGCGGCAGCCGGTGGATGAGGTGGCTGCTTACATAGCCACGCTGATTGATGAGGCGAAGGACGATTTGCCCTTGGTAATCGGCAACCAGCGTGAAGAAATGGGGCGTATCACCCGGCCGATTGCCCTGGCGATCAAGGCTTATACACTCGTGCTTAATGCCAGCCCCCTTTTCAATGGCAATAAAGATTATGCTGATCTGAAGAATAAAGACGGCAAGCCGTTGATGAGCCTCTCCGCGGATCAGACAAAATGGGCGACCGCCGCCACTGCTTGTCAGGAAGCCATTCAGCTCGCACATGAGGCGGGATTCAAACTGCATTATTTTGTGAAACCCTTTGATCTGAATGCAATCGGCGACACCACCAAAAAATGCATGGACATCCGGGGGGCGGTAACGGAAGAGTGGAACCCCGAAGTGATCTGGGCCTTTACACACAGCTCCACCGGCAACCTGCAACGCCAGTGTGCGCCGCGCAACGATGTGTATTCCTATACCATTTCCCTCTGGGCCGCCAATATGAAAGCCTGTGAGATCTTTTATACCAGAAACGGGGTACCGATTGATGAAGACCCTTCCTGGGATTATGCCAACCGGTATACGACGTTGAAAACCGTTCCCGAAGGCCAGCGGGCCATCCTCAAGCCGAATTACACCACATCCTCCTTTAACCTCGACAGGGAGCTGCGTTTCTATGCCGACCTGGCGTTTGACGGTTCTTCTTACTTTATCAAACAGCGGTCCGGCGAAGAGAACCTGCTTTACATCAGCACCATGTGGGGCTCGTCTTCTGCAAACAGCCTTTCCAGGACTTCCTTTACGGGTTACTGGCCGAAGAAGCTGGTGAGCTGGAAAACCTCCGGCGATGGCGGTTCTTATACCGCCGACGCATACGCCTGGCCCGCCATCCGGCTCGGAGCGCTGTACCTGATGTGCGCCGAAGCGTTGAATGAAGCCGAAGGGCCCTCGGAAAAAGCGTACCAGTATATCGACCTCGTGCGCCAGCGCGCCGGACTTTCCGGTGTGGTGGAATCATGGAGCCGGTTTTCGCGCAATGCCGCCAAACCATCTTCCAAAGAGGGCCTGCGCAACATCATCCAGCAGGAAACCATGATCGAACTGATCTTTGAAGGCGAAAATTACTGGAACATGCGCCGCTGGAAACGGCTCGACCTGATGAACAGGCCGGTGACGGGCTGGGACATGCTGCAGAATACGCCTGCCGCGTTTTACCGGGCAAGAACATTATACACGCCGCATAATACCTACCGGGATTTCCTGGCCCCGATCCGGGAAAGCGACCTGAACGTCAATCCAAATCTTGTGCAAAACCCGCTTTGGTGA
- a CDS encoding FecR family protein — MDHQQLLQLLDKYLRNECTEEEKQAVETWYGRFESRHAAGMPNTAPALEAVYRNMVEQLQQEGEWVETPVRRIRTRWWTAAAAVLVLAIGTGAWLLFRQPAMEMVQTAAGERTTITLPDGTRVWLNVSSRLEYARDMHNGQRTVQLRGEGYFEVAPQTEHPFVIRTADLSVQVLGTAFNLRAYPEDASLETTLVEGKVAVNLLRDPGKRQLLSPGEKLLLTRKKGVVPAGQQDWGEFAAEVLEAKPVNDSPVGESMWRNDRLQFKNKSFGELAKIMERWFNKRIVIQDTALNDNRFSGEFRKEDIQRALKALQLTADFTYDIKGDTVFIQH, encoded by the coding sequence ATGGACCATCAACAACTGCTGCAGTTACTGGACAAATACCTCCGGAACGAATGTACGGAAGAAGAAAAACAGGCCGTAGAAACCTGGTACGGCCGGTTTGAATCCCGCCACGCCGCCGGTATGCCCAACACGGCTCCCGCACTGGAAGCCGTATACCGCAACATGGTAGAGCAGTTGCAGCAGGAAGGGGAGTGGGTGGAAACGCCCGTCCGGCGTATCCGCACCCGCTGGTGGACGGCCGCTGCCGCCGTATTGGTACTGGCTATCGGGACGGGCGCCTGGCTGCTCTTCCGCCAGCCGGCCATGGAAATGGTGCAGACAGCCGCAGGGGAGCGCACGACCATTACCCTGCCCGACGGTACCCGCGTGTGGCTCAATGTGAGCAGCCGCCTGGAATATGCCAGGGATATGCACAACGGCCAGCGGACGGTGCAGCTCCGGGGGGAAGGGTATTTTGAAGTGGCCCCCCAAACCGAACACCCCTTCGTTATCCGGACGGCCGACCTCAGCGTACAGGTGCTCGGCACGGCCTTCAACCTCAGGGCCTATCCTGAAGACGCCAGCCTCGAAACCACCCTGGTGGAAGGAAAAGTGGCCGTCAACCTCCTCCGCGACCCCGGAAAGCGCCAGCTCCTGAGCCCCGGCGAAAAACTGCTGCTGACCCGTAAAAAAGGCGTCGTACCGGCCGGCCAGCAGGATTGGGGCGAATTTGCCGCGGAAGTGCTGGAGGCCAAACCGGTAAACGACAGTCCCGTTGGCGAAAGCATGTGGCGCAACGACCGCCTGCAATTCAAAAACAAATCCTTCGGGGAACTGGCCAAAATCATGGAACGCTGGTTCAACAAACGCATCGTTATACAGGACACCGCTTTAAATGACAACCGTTTTTCAGGGGAATTCCGCAAAGAAGACATCCAAAGGGCGCTGAAAGCCCTGCAACTGACCGCAGATTTCACGTATGATATCAAGGGAGATACCGTTTTTATTCAGCATTAG
- a CDS encoding DUF4998 domain-containing protein, producing MKLTYIKLLIPLMALFACTKMDHTYAPYLENGEIIYLGAPYQLEVHSGRERVEIQFTQSKDPNTVKYIIYWNNRQKKLEVQPDKANVVQKTLVTGLTEGDYTFEIVAYDKAGNSSTPGSALVSGRALGSAFEAELFIRKVATMNCRKGMALDFSSVDTTCKYTVATYRNTMQAPVQRKISNTAALKDTLKDIDPLVDVITFRTAYVPEKGIDTFFAEKSQEINLANGQYVCTGTMVDFTSASLTGPYPWNVTLRQGTLRQLEMVDDDFSKDVLHKLQNNGANSTYGSFGAVLLFDARYNVISVVNKHGQPASNGRSAELDPSGVNKFDPATKVLRVKYWMNQPGTTHRTAFDEVLTMK from the coding sequence ATGAAGCTGACATATATCAAACTGCTGATACCTTTGATGGCCCTGTTTGCCTGCACGAAAATGGATCATACCTACGCGCCTTACCTTGAAAACGGGGAAATCATTTACCTGGGCGCGCCGTATCAGCTGGAGGTCCATTCCGGCAGGGAAAGGGTGGAAATTCAGTTTACCCAATCTAAAGACCCGAATACTGTCAAATACATCATCTACTGGAACAACCGCCAGAAAAAGCTGGAAGTACAGCCCGACAAGGCAAATGTGGTGCAGAAAACGCTGGTGACCGGCCTCACCGAGGGCGACTATACCTTCGAGATCGTGGCGTACGATAAAGCCGGTAATTCATCCACGCCCGGTTCGGCGCTGGTCAGTGGCCGCGCGCTCGGCAGCGCTTTTGAAGCCGAACTGTTCATACGGAAAGTAGCAACGATGAACTGCCGCAAAGGTATGGCGCTCGACTTTTCTTCCGTGGACACTACCTGCAAATACACCGTTGCCACCTACAGGAATACCATGCAGGCGCCTGTACAGCGCAAAATAAGCAATACCGCCGCACTGAAAGATACCCTTAAGGATATCGATCCCCTGGTGGATGTCATCACATTCCGGACGGCTTACGTGCCGGAAAAAGGAATCGATACGTTCTTTGCGGAAAAATCACAGGAGATCAACCTTGCCAACGGGCAATACGTATGCACGGGCACCATGGTGGACTTTACCAGCGCAAGCCTTACCGGTCCATACCCCTGGAATGTGACGTTGCGCCAGGGCACCCTCCGGCAGCTGGAAATGGTAGACGACGATTTCAGCAAAGACGTGCTGCACAAACTGCAAAACAACGGGGCTAATTCTACCTATGGTTCCTTCGGGGCGGTGCTGCTGTTCGATGCCCGGTACAATGTGATCAGCGTGGTCAACAAACATGGCCAGCCCGCCTCCAATGGCCGGTCGGCCGAGCTGGACCCCTCCGGCGTCAATAAATTCGATCCTGCTACCAAGGTGCTGCGGGTGAAATACTGGATGAACCAGCCCGGCACCACACATCGCACGGCTTTTGATGAAGTGCTGACGATGAAATGA
- a CDS encoding RNA polymerase sigma factor → MAYTTLSDKELLTLLAGNDNQAFETLYRRHADALYQAAYRKLPVPHLVEDLLQEVFANLYRKRAELGDIDNIKAYLYNALRYRILNELRNSLLHAEHHRKLPADTAAEAVIRYDLQQLEKRFAGALEQLTERSREIFLLSRRDHLSYKEIADRLGISVKAVEKHMSRSLQVMRHELKDYGLSGVACLAVAQYLLQ, encoded by the coding sequence ATGGCTTACACCACACTGTCTGACAAGGAACTACTCACGCTGCTGGCCGGGAATGACAATCAGGCGTTCGAGACGCTGTACCGGCGCCATGCGGACGCCCTCTACCAGGCTGCGTACCGCAAGCTACCCGTTCCCCACCTCGTGGAAGACCTGCTGCAGGAAGTGTTCGCCAACCTTTACCGCAAGCGGGCCGAACTGGGCGACATCGACAACATCAAAGCCTATCTCTACAACGCCCTCCGCTACCGCATCCTCAACGAACTGCGCAATTCCCTGCTGCACGCCGAACATCACCGGAAGCTGCCGGCCGACACCGCAGCCGAGGCTGTTATCCGCTACGACCTGCAGCAGCTGGAGAAACGTTTCGCCGGGGCGCTGGAGCAACTGACGGAGCGCAGCCGCGAAATATTCCTCCTTTCCCGCCGCGACCATCTGTCGTATAAAGAGATTGCCGACCGCCTGGGAATTTCCGTGAAAGCCGTTGAAAAACACATGAGCCGCTCGCTGCAGGTGATGCGGCACGAGCTGAAGGATTACGGGTTGTCCGGGGTGGCATGCCTCGCCGTGGCGCAGTATCTTTTGCAATAA
- a CDS encoding SusC/RagA family TonB-linked outer membrane protein, with protein sequence MKLCLILMTVFILQLRAEGYSQSRFSIESKQIELQKLLDWIETKSNYRFLYNIKTFPVGDKVDVKFNNATLPVVLDQVLRSKALTYRILEDGLVVISPAQQENITVKGKVTGENGTELIGVSIQLKGTSKGTTTDDKGNFTLQVPPNGVLVISYVGHEPQEVPVNGKAQLPAIQLKPSAAGLNEVVVLGYGQKQVRQSITGAISSIQTKELKQSPVANLTNALAGRLPGLVTVQHSGRPGSDYSQLFIRGINTTGATNPLVVIDGLPRGNADLGQLDANEIESVSILKDASATALYGIQGANGIVLVTTRRGQEGPPNIQINMQTATQQPVTFPRFLNSYRSGLLQNEAAKNDGLQPVWSEQELEYFRTGLKPYDYPNVDWYEEMIRKNSPQKALNVNINGGSKYVRYFVSGSYLRQEPLYKHSSDNAYGVKYKYDRFNFRSNVDITLDQNTDLQVDLASRLENRTSPSADRAGHEFFWVLLSQMTNHLTPVKNPNGSIASGNMREDFYNLYGVLTRNGYLDAYWHSTSGSVALTRKLDFITPGLKVKGLFTFENYGDINVAFDQEFDSYRYKPEPGTSGGLYTQHRAATSLQRSGYNSGQRYYYYDMKLMYDRDFGKHSFSGLFLFNRNYRSQSGDLPRVYEGYVGRVAYNYNKKYYLEFNAGYNGSENFPTGNRYGFFPAASAAWMISNENFMPKSSALSFMKLRFSHGYVGNDQIGFARWLYISDFSRGDGFTFGSVASGVGGYYENRIGNTAITWEKAAKTDIGLETGFFKDRVKLNVDVFRELRSDILTAAGSIPSYLGITASLNRNMGRIINRGIEADLHVNAQIGQVGVFTKMNYQYVKNKILEMDEPKLEYAHQSQVGLPIGYGLGYVAEGLFQSKEEIAKSPKQTFSPLIPGDIKYRDIDGNNIINDADRVMLPMLNVPTSYFGATFGLDYKGFDISALFQGALGGRQIYSAQLVFNYRESYRPIHEGRWTPETAATATFPALHLSESNMANNYMNSSYWIRKTDYLKLKNLEIGYRLPRHWTNRVKIKNARIYLNGMNLVSWDNVRELGIDPESNAGDRWGWQPYPIMRVYNAGITINL encoded by the coding sequence ATGAAGCTATGCCTGATTCTGATGACCGTTTTCATCCTGCAGCTGCGGGCGGAAGGTTATTCGCAGAGCCGTTTCTCTATCGAAAGCAAACAAATCGAATTGCAAAAGCTGTTGGACTGGATAGAAACGAAAAGCAACTACCGCTTTTTATATAACATCAAAACATTCCCGGTGGGAGATAAGGTGGACGTGAAGTTCAACAACGCCACGCTGCCCGTGGTGCTCGACCAGGTGCTGCGCAGCAAGGCGCTCACATACCGCATCCTGGAAGACGGGCTGGTGGTGATCTCTCCCGCGCAGCAGGAAAACATCACGGTGAAAGGCAAGGTGACCGGCGAAAACGGCACGGAGCTGATCGGCGTGAGCATCCAGCTGAAAGGCACCTCCAAGGGTACCACCACCGACGATAAAGGGAACTTCACCCTCCAGGTGCCGCCCAACGGCGTGCTGGTGATTTCGTATGTAGGCCATGAGCCGCAGGAAGTGCCGGTGAACGGCAAAGCGCAGCTGCCGGCCATCCAGCTGAAACCCTCTGCCGCCGGCCTCAACGAAGTAGTGGTGCTCGGCTACGGCCAGAAGCAGGTAAGACAGAGCATCACCGGGGCCATCAGCAGCATCCAGACGAAGGAGCTGAAACAAAGCCCCGTAGCCAACCTCACGAACGCCCTCGCAGGCAGGCTGCCCGGCCTCGTAACGGTGCAGCACTCCGGCCGCCCCGGCTCGGATTATTCGCAGCTTTTCATCCGCGGCATCAACACCACCGGCGCTACCAACCCCCTGGTGGTGATCGACGGGCTGCCGCGTGGCAATGCGGACCTCGGCCAGCTCGACGCGAACGAGATCGAATCCGTGTCGATACTCAAAGATGCATCCGCTACGGCACTATACGGCATCCAGGGCGCGAACGGCATCGTGCTGGTAACCACCCGCCGCGGGCAGGAAGGGCCGCCGAACATCCAGATCAATATGCAAACGGCTACCCAGCAGCCGGTAACCTTTCCGCGTTTTCTCAATTCGTACCGCTCGGGCCTCTTGCAGAACGAGGCGGCGAAAAACGACGGCTTGCAGCCGGTCTGGTCGGAGCAGGAACTGGAATATTTCCGGACGGGCCTCAAACCGTACGACTATCCGAACGTAGACTGGTACGAAGAAATGATCCGGAAAAACTCCCCGCAGAAGGCGCTCAACGTGAATATCAACGGTGGCTCCAAGTACGTGCGCTATTTTGTGTCCGGCTCCTACCTGCGCCAGGAACCGCTTTATAAACATTCCTCCGACAACGCCTATGGCGTCAAGTACAAATACGACCGGTTCAATTTCCGGTCCAACGTCGACATTACGCTCGATCAAAACACCGATCTCCAGGTTGACCTCGCATCGCGCCTGGAGAACAGAACGAGTCCCTCCGCCGACCGCGCCGGGCACGAGTTCTTCTGGGTGCTACTCTCACAGATGACGAACCATCTCACGCCCGTTAAAAACCCCAACGGCAGCATCGCTTCCGGCAATATGCGTGAGGACTTCTACAACCTCTACGGGGTGCTCACCCGCAACGGCTACCTCGATGCTTACTGGCACAGCACCAGCGGTAGCGTGGCCCTCACCCGCAAGCTCGACTTCATCACGCCCGGCCTGAAAGTAAAAGGCCTCTTCACTTTCGAGAATTACGGCGACATCAATGTGGCGTTCGACCAGGAATTCGATTCCTACCGCTACAAACCCGAGCCCGGCACCAGCGGTGGCCTCTACACGCAGCACCGCGCCGCCACCAGCCTCCAGCGTTCCGGCTACAACAGCGGGCAGCGGTACTACTATTACGACATGAAGCTGATGTACGACCGCGATTTCGGGAAACATTCCTTCAGCGGTTTGTTCCTCTTCAACCGGAACTACCGCTCGCAGTCCGGCGACCTTCCGCGTGTATATGAAGGTTATGTGGGCAGGGTAGCGTACAACTACAACAAAAAGTACTACCTCGAATTCAACGCCGGTTACAACGGCTCGGAGAACTTCCCGACTGGTAACCGTTACGGCTTTTTCCCGGCTGCCTCCGCGGCCTGGATGATCAGCAACGAAAACTTCATGCCCAAAAGCTCCGCACTCAGTTTCATGAAACTGCGTTTCTCGCATGGGTACGTGGGTAACGACCAGATCGGTTTTGCCCGCTGGCTTTATATTTCCGACTTCTCGCGCGGCGACGGTTTTACGTTCGGCAGCGTAGCGTCCGGAGTAGGCGGCTATTACGAGAACCGCATCGGGAACACGGCCATCACCTGGGAAAAGGCGGCCAAAACGGATATCGGCCTCGAAACGGGTTTCTTTAAAGACCGCGTGAAACTGAACGTGGACGTGTTCCGTGAACTACGGTCGGACATTCTTACCGCCGCCGGTTCCATTCCTTCTTACCTCGGCATCACCGCCTCGCTGAACCGCAACATGGGACGCATCATCAACAGGGGGATTGAAGCGGACCTGCATGTAAATGCACAGATCGGCCAGGTAGGCGTGTTTACCAAAATGAACTACCAGTACGTGAAAAATAAAATCCTGGAAATGGACGAGCCGAAGCTGGAATATGCTCACCAGAGCCAGGTAGGCCTTCCCATCGGGTATGGCCTGGGGTATGTGGCGGAAGGATTGTTCCAGAGCAAGGAAGAGATCGCGAAAAGCCCGAAGCAGACTTTCTCGCCGCTCATTCCCGGTGATATCAAATACCGCGACATCGACGGCAACAACATCATCAACGATGCCGACCGGGTAATGCTGCCGATGCTCAATGTGCCCACCAGCTATTTCGGCGCCACCTTCGGGCTCGATTACAAGGGCTTCGACATCAGCGCGCTGTTCCAGGGCGCACTCGGCGGCCGGCAGATCTATTCCGCGCAGCTCGTGTTCAACTACCGCGAAAGCTACCGCCCGATACACGAAGGCCGCTGGACGCCCGAAACGGCTGCCACCGCCACTTTTCCGGCGCTGCACCTGTCCGAGAGCAACATGGCGAACAACTACATGAACTCGAGCTACTGGATCCGCAAAACGGATTACCTGAAACTGAAAAACCTCGAGATCGGGTACCGCCTGCCGCGGCACTGGACCAACCGGGTGAAGATCAAAAACGCCCGT